One region of Nitrosopumilaceae archaeon genomic DNA includes:
- a CDS encoding DNA-3-methyladenine glycosylase, which translates to MINRKAIGFLKQDPKLVKIIERVGDYQIRKRNNHFAVLVESIISQQLAGSAAEAIFARFKKLYPKFPAASQILDTKDAKLRSVGLSGMKVEYLKDLAQKIEDEKLKMRKLSKMNDDEVIEHLTQVKGIGRWTAEMFLIFSLGRLDVLPTGDLGLRKGVQMAFSLSELPKPKEVEKIGERWKPYRSVATWYLWKSLQKFDKIG; encoded by the coding sequence ATGATAAATCGTAAGGCAATTGGCTTTCTAAAACAGGATCCAAAACTTGTGAAAATTATTGAACGTGTGGGGGATTACCAGATTAGAAAAAGAAATAACCACTTTGCAGTTTTGGTAGAGTCTATCATATCACAACAGCTTGCAGGTTCTGCTGCAGAAGCAATATTTGCAAGATTCAAAAAACTCTATCCAAAATTTCCAGCAGCTAGTCAGATATTAGATACAAAAGATGCCAAGCTACGCTCAGTTGGCCTTTCAGGTATGAAAGTGGAATATCTAAAAGATCTGGCACAAAAAATCGAAGATGAAAAATTAAAGATGAGAAAGTTATCTAAGATGAATGATGATGAAGTCATTGAACATCTCACCCAAGTAAAAGGAATAGGCAGGTGGACTGCTGAGATGTTTTTGATATTTTCACTTGGAAGACTGGATGTATTGCCTACAGGAGATCTTGGGTTAAGAAAGGGAGTGCAGATGGCATTTTCTTTGTCAGAATTACCAAAACCAAAAGAGGTAGAGAAGATTGGTGAGAGATGGAAACCATATCGAAGTGTTGCAACTTGGTATCTGTGGAAAAGTTTACAGAAATTTGATAAAATAGGATAA